The nucleotide sequence GCCGTGTGGTGGGGGTATTCCCCAGCACTGCCTCATACATGAGGCTGCTTGTCTGCTATCTCATGGAGTACCAGGACGACAACGAGACCGGCAGGGCGTATCTCAGCTCTGAGTCGATACAGGAACAGCGGCAGCTGAATGATGCAAAGGTGGCATGACAGTATGGGCAAGCATCCAGCGACCTATCAATCTGAAAATGCGAACATTACTTGACGTGACCATATTTTTCTCTAGAACACTTGATCTGCGTATGGTTTAGTAAGCATTTTCTGATCAAGTCTCGCAAGAGCCATCTCTCAAACTGTGTGGAAAATATGACAATTCTTCCTGGTACCGATAATAGCTGTCATAATAGTTTTCGCTAGAACATTTTGATCCGCGCTCGCTTTGGTAGACATTTTCTGATCAGATCTCGCAAAACCATCTCTCAAACTGTGTGGAAAATGTGACAGTTCTTCCTGGTACCTCAAATCGCCAAATCACGCTTCCAGGGGCCTAAAATGCCGCTTTTTGTGGAAAATGTGACAATCCTTCCTGGTACCGATAGTAGCGAGGACATCAAGCAAATCCGCAATCAAGTCGGCTTGAGTCAGGTCCTCTTTGCATCTTCCCTTGGCGTATCCAAGAAAACAGTCGAGGCTTGGGAGCGAGGGAGAAATACTCCAGAAGGCCCCTCCCGCCGACTACTTCAGCTGATCAGAGACGATCCTGAAGTGATTAAACAATACATGATCAAAGCTTAAGAGGTACATCAGAATCACTTTCAGTCTACAAACTGGATATCCGCCTGGCACTCTCAATGGCCGAAGCAATCATGGGGTAGCAGTAGCTGTCACAATAGTTTTCGCTAGAACACTTGATTAGCGCGCGGTTTGGGAGACACTTTCTGATTAGGTCTCGTAAGATTTCTCCCTCAAACTGTGTGGAAAATGTGACAATTCTTCCTGGTACCTCAAATCGCCAAATCACGCTTCCAGGGGCCTAAAATGCCGCTTTTTGTGGAAAATGTGACAATCCTTCCTGGTACCGATAGTAGCGGGACCCCTGCAAAGAATGAAAGAGCATGTACAACACCGGTGACCCATGCAAGCATCTTTTCATTTTCGAATGCTTCTGCATAGAAATAGCCACTGAAAGGAAATGCAGCAACGAATAGATGACAAGGTATTGTCTCATCTGTCAGCCTGTCACTGAGAAGGATGGCGGATCCTGACCAGTCAAGCTCGAGGACCTCTCCTGGATGATGATCCTGCCTGAGGGAAATATTCATGTTTTTGGAATACTCACGTACAAGTGCATTGAATTGGCTTATGCTGTAGGGTTTCAATCCCAAGCTCTTGCATTCTACCAAGTATTCAGTCCATACAAGGCCGCTGGTAACATGAGGTCTTTTCAGTTCCTTCACAACATGTGCAAAATCAGGAAGCAGATAGCTTGGGTCACGAACACCTTCCTGGCTGCAATGAAGGAGTTTCCTCAGGTCCTCGTTGGTGACATCCTCTGAAACGGGGAGTTGCAATCCCCGCTCTTTCGCTCGTTTGATGCAGAGTGCAACGGCATCTCTGGAGCAGCATAAGCTGGTTGCAATCGATCGCTGGCTAAATCCTCCGTAATACAAACGCAGGATTTCCTTGAAATTGGTCATAATTGACCTCCTTGGATTGATATCTGCATGCTATGCATGCATATCCAAGGTTTATCATCGCTCTGTTCCTACTGGTAGGATTTTCTCCGTTGGGTGGCTGGGTTTTTACCGGTCAACTGGCTGGGAACCGTCAGCGAACTCAAAATCGCCAAATCACGCTTCCAGTGGCCTAAAATGCCGATTTTTGTGGAAAATGTGACAATTCTTCCTGGTACCGATAACCTTGCTGCCACAATAGTTTTCGCTAGGAACACTTCGATCTGCGTATGGTTTAGTAAGCATTTTCTGATCAAGTCTCGCAAGAGCCATCTCTCAAACTGTGTGGAAAATGTGACAGTTCTTCCTGGTACCTCAAATCGCCAAATCACGCTTCCAGTGCCCTAAAATGCCGGTTTTTGTGGAAAATGTGACAATTCTTCCTGGTACCGATAAACTAAGGAACGATAATAGTCGGGCTTCGGCAGCTTTCTTAATTTCTTTTGAACTATCAAATCTTGATAAGTATTGAGACAAGCTCAATTCTGAATCATTCTCAACAATGGTTTTTGATTCAGTTAATTGATCAACAGTTAATAAACCTATTTTTATTGACTCATCGAATAAGAAATCTTCTAGTGCTATTTGAAGTGGGTATATGGTTCGTGAGATATTAGGCACCTCAATTCATAATTAATATTTCTTTAATATACTTTTCACTTGAGATGCTGATATATACTTACTACCTTTAGCTTTAGGAGCAACTCGCCATTCACTTTGAGATGAACTTTTTTCTAAAGAGGATTTTAAAAACTTTACAGCGCTACTGTTCCTTATAATAATATCACGTGAAAAAGATTTTGTAGCCATAATTGCACCTCCTTATAAATAATAGTCCTTAATTAGAATATATGGTAACGATTCTTTGGTGTCAAGTTAGTCTAAGTTTGTCAATTGATCTGAGTACGGTTTGGTGGACCTCTGATCTGCGCACGCTTTGGTAGACACTTTAATTCTGAGAGTCTCGCAAGATTTCTCCCTCAAACTGTGTGGAAAATGTGACAATTCTTCCTGGTACCGATGATCTCCTCAAATCGCCAAATCACGCTTCCAGGGGCCTAAAAGGGCGATTTTTGTGGAATATGTGACAATTCTTCCTGGTACCGATAATATTGCTCTCTCGAAATGAGCATGCTTCTCTTTCCTTGTATACGTGTGATAGTGCATCGATTGTTTCTCCGTGATTGATGATTGCGTTCATTCTATCGCCGGAGATTTGGTTTATTAAGAGCGATTTATAGTGCGCTTACGATTCCTCCCTCAAACTGTGTGGAAAATGTGACAGTTCTACCCGGTACCTGAAATCGCCAAATCGCGCTTCCTGTGGTCTAAAACGCCAGTTTTTGTGGGAAATGTGACAATTCTTCCTGGTACCGATAATATTGCTAGAACACTTTGATCTGCGTACGCTTTGATAGACACTTTCTGACCAAGTCTTGCAATATCCATCTCTCAAACTGTGTGGAAAATGTGACAGTTCTACCCGGTACCTCAAATCGCCAAATCACGCTTCCAGTGCCCTAAAAGGCCGATTTTTGTGGAAAATGTGTCAATTCTTCCTGGTACCGATAGTAACGAACCGTACTTCTATTAAGCTAATGATCTACGTAAGTTTTGATAGACACTGATCTGCGCAAGCTTTGATAGACATTTTCTGATCAAGTCTCGCAAGATCCATATCTCAAACTGTGTGGAAAATGTGACAGTTCTACCCGGTACCTCAAATCGCCAAATCACGCTTCCAGTGCCTTAAAATGCCGGTTTTTGTGGAAAATGTGACAATTCTTCCTGGTACCGATATACAAAGAGAGCCATAGCAGAGAAGTAACGATTCCAGCTGATTTCTTATTGGTTCGATGAAAATCTCGAGTCCATGTATGGGATGTTGCCAGGGAAGAATGGCCTGAAAAGGGAAAGCCTGTGAGAATTCTTGTAGTTGCTTGATATTCAGCAAGTCGGTTTCAAGATGAGTACTTATGGGGTAATAGCTGATTGAACCATGTTATTGTTATCAATATTGTAATTGTGGGCTTAAAAAAAATTTGAATTTCTGGATTGACCGTATCAATAGCTGCTACAATAGTTTTCGCTAGAATACTTCGATCTGCGCACGATTTGGTAGACACTTTCTGATCAAGTCTCGCAAGAGCCATCTCTCAAGCCGAGTGGAAAATGTGACAATTCTTCCTGGTACCGATGATACCGGTTCCTTCTTCATCTCGTGATCTGCACACAATTCCGACCAGTGATCTGCGCACGGTTTGGTGGACACTTTTTTTCTGAGAGCCTCGCAAGATCCATCTCCCAAACTGTGTGGAAAATGTGACAGTTCTTCCTGGTACCGATAATGGCGTTCACTTTTTTTCATCTTGCTTGATAAATAGAGAATACACTCTGGCCTTATTATATAAATCACTTCTCAACCAGTTCTTTTTAGGTTGATTGATTTCACGGATTATCAAACAGTTATTACGGTATTTCCTATCCAGATAGCGCGCATCAGAGTAAACTAATTCCACTTTTTCATAAACATTATCTGAAGTCTCTTGTATTTGTTTATCAAATAGCACCTCAACATCAATCATCATATTTTCATTTTCAAACTTTGCAATAACCATTTCGATTTCCCTTTTTGCATCTGCTGTGTAGTACATGACTCTCACTTTAATTTTGGGAGAATTTCTATCTATCACATCTTTCACTTGGATTATTTTAGAGTAGGGAGAGCCTGTCCTATAAAAGTACCTATACTGCATGAGAGAATCATCAACCCCATTTAGGTAGAAATTCAAAGCTCTTATAACAGAATTTCCGGTAATTGTATTATCAAAGATAAATAAAATTTCTTTAATTTTATTATTATTATAACAATAGTAGTTTCGCCATAATCTTAATTCCGCACCACAACTTGCAGATTCTACTCGATATGAATCCACCACATACTTCTTGCATACTGTCTCGCAAGTATTTCCAGTCAATCTATCAGAATCTTTATAAACCACAAGTGTTGATGGGTTGATTAATTCAGAAGCTAAAATCTTGTCGGATTTTAAGAAATCAAAACTCAACCATGGGATCTTATCTATATAGAGTGAAAAGAAAGCTTGAATTTTTATACTATCTAAAATCTGAAACTTGAAAAAATGATATAAGATTTTTATGCAGAAGAAATCATCTTGATTACAATTAATTAAAGACAATCCCTCGAGTAAGCCACTAGACTGCGACTCCATTCGCTTGAGAATACTATCGACCTGAATCTGATTAATTGGCTTAAGTTCTTGCTCAGGTATAAGTCTCTCGTTTAACTCTGCAACAATTCTATTCAGTTGAATAATTCTGTTGCACTCATCACCCACATAGTAGTACTCTTTGCATTTCTGAATAACAAATATCCCATTACTCAAATTACAATTAGAAGATTCAATATTGTTGATGGATGAATAGGGTATTATCACATTATCCTTTTCGTGAATAAAATAGTTTTGCCCTTCAAGAGTTAATGCTTCAACAAGAGTGTTTGGATAACTTTCGAGTCCCAAATTATCAGGAGCAAATTCTTTTATATATAAATTAATTTGTTCTCCAAGATTTAGTTGAATTGGACAGATTAGCACACTTTCTATACTTCTATTATCAATATCCCCAATAAAAGTATCATTAAAACTTTTAAGTAGCTCAGGTAGTTTATCTGGTTTTGCTTTTATATATTCTTGGATGATGGTATTTTGCCAACAATTACCAGCTTTCTCCCATATATTAAACACAAATTCAGGCAACAAATCCTCATTCAACTTGTATAAGTAGATATACAATCCAAAAGTCGCAAAGTCTAGAATTTCTCCCTTTACGATACTCATATTAAAAGACCCTAAATAATTACAAAAATCATGAGAATTGCTCACATCAATAATTTTACTTTCGAATACTAGTTTTGTATCTGCTTTCGAAAAAGGATTAACTGGGCGAATATTTCCATTTGGTGATTTTATAAGTGTATAGTCTGAGTAAAATATATTTCTATATCCATTATTAAAAATGAGTTTCGTTAATTGGAATCGATTTCCAATTTCCCTACTCTTCATCTCATCTTTGAAGGAAACCAGAGAATCTTTTTCATCCAATACACTTTCAATAAAATACCCAATAGCTTTTCCTTTGCCATTGATCTCCACTTCAATATTCTTGCAATCACCAAAATATTCTTTTATATTAGAACGAATCAATACTTTTGATATACCATTTTCGAAGCTGCAAAGAACGATTACATGATTTGCACGATAGTTATTCTCCCACCCTCTATTTTGCTCAATTTGTGTACGATATTTAAGAAACCTCAGGTTACAATCACGAATCAATACATTCAATTTACATAAATCATCTTGGTTATTAGTAATTCTAAAAATTTCCAAAGCTAGATAAAGTGTTTTAATTATGGTAGTTTCCAATTCATCAATATTAGACAATAAGTCTCTACTTAATATAAAATTTGCTAAGATATCGTTGAGCTGAAAATAGGCTTTATGTTTAGATTCCATAAAGCTAAATATAAATCTTATATCAAAAAGCATATCAGAGAATTTGTCATACATATCAGCCAACTGGGTATTTTCAAAGTGAGCGAACGTAGAATTCTTCAAGTCGTTTAAAAAATATAACAAACAGATATACTTATCTTCAGAATGCTCCGGAAGATTGGTTTTTGCAATTTGCTCAAAAGCCTTTACAAATGACTTTTCATAAATATGGAATTTGGTTATACCCTCAGAGTCTTCATATCGATCATAATTATAACAAGCTTTCTTTGTTATCAAGTAAAAGAACTCGGAGACCAGTTCCAAATTTTCAGAAACATCGGTGGAGCTTAATGAAAAAATTTTTGCATAATAATCTAGAATCGTTGAGGCAGGAAGTTCTCCTGGTAGATACAATGATTTAATATGAGCAATGTAATCATTTCTAATCTCGATCTTCATTGTTGATTCTCCACAGTTGAATAGCATTAATCGTTTCTCTTTCTTCATCTTCTAATGATTCAAATTCAAGAGAATCAATATATTTCGAAATATGGACATTATACTCAGAAGCTGAAATTGTCTTATTTTTTATATCCTGATACAGGATTGATAGAAAATTCTTAAAATTCAATGAATTAATTGGAATGACGGAAAAATCAAGATCTCGGCAAGTACTAAGCAAGTTTCTAAAATTTTCAAAAAAGTATTCATAGAACTTTATGAATATACTTCCCCTCCCAATAGATGAACTCATTACAGCTTTATGATTTGCAATAAAAAAAGCCTTCTTATATTCCTCAAGTGTGTAACTATTGAAAATTGAGGGAACTGCATCAATATCTGAGTACTTCTCAAATAATAAATTTATATTTTCCTTTATCTTTTTATTAGTCAACAATATTGTTGAGTTTATCTTAAAACAATAGTTAAATGTGTTTTTCCTGAGTACTCTATCTTTATCTTCTTGGCTCATTGCATTTATCGAGTGAAATAACAATGACTTCTTTTCATTAACTTCAAGCCCATATCTTAAAAGGTAGTTCTTCAGAGAAATACTAAAATCCTTAATCAACAAAGAAGGCCCTGCAATAAAAAAATCATCAACATATCTTATTAAATCAAAGTTCTTATAATTGGTGTTGTCTTTGAAGAAGCTTGTGATTACTTCATCAAGATATATTTCAGCTAGTATTCTTGCATAAGCAGGGCCCTGAGGTACGCCAAAAGAGGATCCATCTTGGTTAATAGATCTCATCAACTTATCATTATAATCACATAAGTATCTAAAAATATTCTTCTCTTCTTCATGGTTTGCCAATCTTTTCTTAACTACAGAAATAATGCTTCCTAAGTTAACTGAATCATAATAATGACTCAAATCTAAAATAAAAATTCCATATGTATTGAAAACTGGAATCTCAATATAGGTTCTAATTCTATCCAAGTACAAAGACCATTGATAAAACCAATTATAAAATATATCTCCAGAATTAAAGTAAACAGGAATATAACTATATGAATATTTTTTCTGTCTGCTCATATTCAGTTTATAGCATAGTTGTAAGGCTAAATTTGTAGTCACAATTCTATCATGAACTGATAATGAAATCATCACTCTTTCTTTTTCTGATTCTTGCCTATGATAAATAAAATAATTTGGCTTAATTCGCTCATAACAAAAGGATCCTGACTTTATTTCGTTCAACTCCTTTCCATATTCATCTAATTCGTACTTATTTGGGTTATCAATTGAATTAAGAATACTTATGGATAAAACTTCATCGTTATATCGGAAATATGTTTGTTCTTTTAAATAGGTGTCTAAAACACTGTTTCGTAGCT is from uncultured Sphaerochaeta sp. and encodes:
- a CDS encoding helix-turn-helix domain-containing protein, which produces MPLFVENVTILPGTDSSEDIKQIRNQVGLSQVLFASSLGVSKKTVEAWERGRNTPEGPSRRLLQLIRDDPEVIKQYMIKA
- a CDS encoding reverse transcriptase domain-containing protein; its protein translation is MNNLINRLADKLFSLFVVNDYAFAVQGVDGLYRTKYLPMTSSIIGLMLENDKSFGCYQQNAIGKIRWICLDFDCRDKENPNILGLYNDCIKPTLGILADMQLHCLTEFSGRRGIHIWVIFNKVISKDAGFRLIKKVISNVVFNETIYGLDKFPACSTISGKRIGKQVKIPLSFHTNGRQSFFFSDESELDVDKEVSLSEQLQILQSYILNDADDVLARFKLMEDQASVNNQKYKLYTSQVPNKLRMVDSSLLIEQLETVPVFEEIFSRFRQGISNSEDFLVVLGVFSPFVEAKEIIKGVFQKLGVFEQSKFEENYDKFYKRYHPATISYLNSKYNVDGDSTDERTGYSIICKKLGFTDEEIATDIHSFSKLRNSVLDTYLKEQTYFRYNDEVLSISILNSIDNPNKYELDEYGKELNEIKSGSFCYERIKPNYFIYHRQESEKERVMISLSVHDRIVTTNLALQLCYKLNMSRQKKYSYSYIPVYFNSGDIFYNWFYQWSLYLDRIRTYIEIPVFNTYGIFILDLSHYYDSVNLGSIISVVKKRLANHEEEKNIFRYLCDYNDKLMRSINQDGSSFGVPQGPAYARILAEIYLDEVITSFFKDNTNYKNFDLIRYVDDFFIAGPSLLIKDFSISLKNYLLRYGLEVNEKKSLLFHSINAMSQEDKDRVLRKNTFNYCFKINSTILLTNKKIKENINLLFEKYSDIDAVPSIFNSYTLEEYKKAFFIANHKAVMSSSIGRGSIFIKFYEYFFENFRNLLSTCRDLDFSVIPINSLNFKNFLSILYQDIKNKTISASEYNVHISKYIDSLEFESLEDEERETINAIQLWRINNEDRD